A DNA window from Arachis duranensis cultivar V14167 chromosome 3, aradu.V14167.gnm2.J7QH, whole genome shotgun sequence contains the following coding sequences:
- the LOC107477947 gene encoding uncharacterized protein LOC107477947 → MSDYRYFQSRAILAPTLESVEKVNDFVLTIFSGMEKEYLSSDTTCQADENEDVKQEWFTSEFLNDIKCSGLLNHKLTLKPGVAVMLLRNIDQTSGLCNGTRLIVNKLGSNVIGATVVSGRNIGDKVYIPRMNLIPSDSGLPFKFQRRQFSLTIFFAMTINMSQDQSLSHVRLYLPKSMFIYGQLYVALSRVKSRSGLRVLILNEDGNPKSSTTNVVFKEVFNNI, encoded by the coding sequence ATGTCAGATTACAGGTATTTTCAGAGTAGGGCAATTCTTGCACCCACGCTTGAGAGTGTCGAGAAGGTAAACGATTTTGTCTTGACAATCTTTTCAGGGATGGAAAAGGAGTATTTGAGCTCTgacacaacatgtcaagctgatGAGAATGAAGATGTAAAACAAGAGTGGTTCACATCAGAGTTTCTAAATGACATCAAATGTTCGGGACTACTCAATCACAAGTTGACTTTGAAGCCAGGAGTCGCTGTAATGCTACTGCGAAACATAGACCAGACTTCAGGTTTATGCAACGGGACAAGATTAATAGTTAACAAACTTGGCAGCAACGTAATTGGAGCGACGGTAGTGAGCGGTAGAAATATTGGAGATAAAGTGTACATTccaagaatgaacttgatcccttCAGATTCAGGATTGCCATTTAAGTTCCAACGGAGACAATTTTCATTAACAATATTCTTTGCAATGACCATTAACATGAGTCAGGATCAATCATTATCACATGTACGGCTTTATTTGCCAAAATCAATGTTCATCTATGGACAACTTTATGTTGCTTTGTCAAGAGTTAAGAGTCGCAGTGGTCTCAGGGTTTTAATTCTAAACGAAGACGGCAATCCaaagtcatcaacaacaaatgtcgtgttcaaagaggtttttaataatatttag